ATCGCCCTTGAGGGTGCCGAAGCGGTTTTCGGCCAGAAGATCGTAGATGGCGATCTCGCGCTCATGCTCGCCTTCGGCGCTGGAAGCCCCGAGCGAGCTTTCGTCGATGTGGACGGCGATCAGCCGCTCCGAGCTGTCGCCCTCGCCCATCAGCGCTCGAGCCTGATCGTGATCGACCGCGCATGCGCCTGAAGCCCTTCGGCCTCGGCGAGCTTGACCGCCGCCGGACCGATTTCGGCAAGGCTCTTCGGAGAGCATTTCAGGATCGAGGTGCGCTTGACGAAATCAAGAACGCCGAGCCCCGACGAGAAGCGCGCCGAGCGTGCCGTCGGCAGGACATGGTTCGAACCGCCGACATAATCGCCCACGGCTTCCGGCGTGTGGCTGCCGATGAAAATGGCGCCGGCATTGCGGACCTTGCCCGCGATCTCTTCGGCCTTGTCGGATTCGATTTCGAGATGCTCGGGCGCCAGGCGATCGACGAGCGGCACCGAAGCTTCGAGATCTTTCACCAGAATGATCGCACCGAAATTCGCCCAGCTTGCGGAGGCGATGTTTCCGCGCGGCAATGTTGCGAGCTGCAGCGTCACCGCGCTCGACACCTCGGCGGCAAATTCCGCGGAGTTGGTCACGAGAATGGATTGCGCCGCCTCATCGTGCTCGGCCTGCGCCAGAAGATCTGCGGCAACCCATTGCGGATTTGCGCTCTTGTCGGCGACGACGACGACTTCGGAGGGACCGGCGATCATATCGATGCCGACCGTGCCGAAGACCTGGCGCTTGGCGGCGGCGACATAGGCATTGCCGGGACCGACGATTTTCGCGACGGGCTTGATCGTCTCGGTACCGAAGGCAAGCGCGGCCACAGCCTGCGCACCGCCGACGCGGTAGATTTCGTCGACGCCGGAAATTTTGGCGGCCGCCAGCACCAGCGGATTGAGCTTGCCGTCCGGCGTCGGCACGACCATCACAAGCCGCGGCACGCCCGCAACCTTGGCCGGCACCGCATTCATCAAAACCGAAGAGGGGTAGGCCGCCGTGCCGCCGGGTACATACAGACCCACGGCCTCGACCGCCGTCCAGCGGTGGCCGAGTTCGACGCCCACACCATCGGTGTAGCGCTCGTCTTCAGGCTTCTGGCGCTTGTGGTGGCTCTCGATGCGCTCACGCGCGAGGTGAAGCGCTTCGAGCGTTGCCGGATCGCAGGCCTTCCAGGCCGCGGCGATCTCGGCTTCCGTCACGCGCAGTTTGGCGGGGGTGATGTCGAAGCGGTCGAATTTGCGCGTGTAGTCGCACAGCGCGACATCGCCCTTGGTGCGCACCTCGCGAATGATCGCGCGCACCGCATTATCGACGTCTTCGGAGACCTCGCGCTTTTGCGCGAGCAAGGCCGAAAAGCGCGCCTCGAAATCGGGCGCGCCGGCGTCCAGCAGAGCCGCCATATTCAGGCGTCCTCGGTTTCGGCTTCGGCTTCAGGATGGCTCGGGCAGCACGTGCAGTCCCAGGTGGGACCGAGATCCTTCAACGCCGCTTCCAGGCACTCGACCTCGAGCTTGATCGATGCGCCGCCTTCGAGAAGCAGGACGACCGAGCCGCCCGGCGCCTCCTCGCCCGGCTGGAAGGCCAGAGCGAGAAGATTGACCACTTTGTCTTTTTCTTCGAGCGGCACGCCCTTCGACGAAACCTTAACCACGTCATCGAAATGCACCGCAGCACGGCGGCGGCAATTCTTGTTTTCGAGCGTGCGGCGCTCCCAATCGAAGCGGTCGACAGCAAAGGCGAAGCGGCGCTCGCGCGGAAGGTAGATGAGATCGGCGACCTTCAGCTCGGCGTCCTGCAGGTGCACGGACAGGACCGAAAGGTCCTCGGCATCGCGGGCCAGAAGTCTCAAAGGGGCGTCGGACATGGGGGCTCGACCGGTTTGCGTGTGGAGCACCAGACTTAAGAAAGCCGGGTCCGGAACGCAATGGCGGCGCCCCGGTCCCCTGAGGAATAGGAGCCTATTTTCAGCCGGTTCGGGCCGCCTCGGGCTCAGAACGACTTGTGCACGCGGAGGCCGGCGCTCCAGTCGACGCCGCTGTCATTGTCGATATGGGTGCTTTCGTCCGACGGATTTTGGCGGATATCGATGATATCTCGGCCGCTCCAATCCACGCCGCCGGTCAGGCCGATATTCAGCCCTTCCTCGGGCAGCGTGTAGCCGAAGACGAGGCGCAGGCGCGTCGCGACGTCGATCGTCGAAAAATCGTCTTCGAGCGTCGAGGTCCCGGGGCCGCCGCAGCTGCCGCAGCTTTCTTCGGATTTCAGTTCCGAATACCGCGCAACGGCGAGCACATCGAGACCGCCGCCGACGTAAAAGCCGTTGCCGAAGCCGTGGATGCCGGACACCGAGGGACCGATGCCGAACTCATAGCTCTTCAGCGTCTGCTCAAGATCGGCATAGGCGACACCGGGGAAGGCAACGGATTCGACCTGGCCATCCTGCGTCAGCTCGGACCCGCGGACGCGCAGCACGATGCCGACATCCTTGCGCGAACGTCTCATCGCCGCATCGACCGGCGCGCCCCAGGAGCCGCCGCCGTCCCAATTGAATTCGCGCGCGATGCGGTAGGTGCCGCTGAATTCGTGGCGCTCCACATCGCTTGATGCGACGACACCGAGACCGGAGGCCCAACCGGCGCCGTTCGCAACATCCTGCGGGACATAGCCGGCGCTGGTGCCGCTCGCGACCTCGGCCGAGGAGTCCGAGCCGGTGAAAGAATAATCCAGCCCGAAGGATTGCCGCCAATCGCCGACGGCATAATCGTAACTCGCGCTCAGGCCGATACCTTCGGACCGCTCATCGCTTTTGGCGATGAACGGATCGCCGGCGGTCACGATGGTGCCGAAACCGGATTTGTCGCCCGTATAGACAGAGGTGAAGCTCGTCGCGGCGGAAATCTGGATGCAGGCCGGCGCCCGGATCGGCGCGGGTGCAGGCGCGGGTGTCGGGGCCGGCGCGGGCGTTGGCACCAGCGGAAGTGAAGGCGGCGGCGGTATGTAATAGAACGGCACCGGACCGGTCTCGCACACCCT
Above is a window of Terrihabitans soli DNA encoding:
- the hisD gene encoding histidinol dehydrogenase, which encodes MAALLDAGAPDFEARFSALLAQKREVSEDVDNAVRAIIREVRTKGDVALCDYTRKFDRFDITPAKLRVTEAEIAAAWKACDPATLEALHLARERIESHHKRQKPEDERYTDGVGVELGHRWTAVEAVGLYVPGGTAAYPSSVLMNAVPAKVAGVPRLVMVVPTPDGKLNPLVLAAAKISGVDEIYRVGGAQAVAALAFGTETIKPVAKIVGPGNAYVAAAKRQVFGTVGIDMIAGPSEVVVVADKSANPQWVAADLLAQAEHDEAAQSILVTNSAEFAAEVSSAVTLQLATLPRGNIASASWANFGAIILVKDLEASVPLVDRLAPEHLEIESDKAEEIAGKVRNAGAIFIGSHTPEAVGDYVGGSNHVLPTARSARFSSGLGVLDFVKRTSILKCSPKSLAEIGPAAVKLAEAEGLQAHARSITIRLER
- a CDS encoding DUF2948 family protein; this translates as MSDAPLRLLARDAEDLSVLSVHLQDAELKVADLIYLPRERRFAFAVDRFDWERRTLENKNCRRRAAVHFDDVVKVSSKGVPLEEKDKVVNLLALAFQPGEEAPGGSVVLLLEGGASIKLEVECLEAALKDLGPTWDCTCCPSHPEAEAETEDA